The segment CGAAGGCATGAAGGTTAAGTGTACTGGCCGTATTCTGGAAGTGCCGGTTGGTCGTGGCCTGCTGGGCCGCGTAGTGAACACCCTGGGTGCTCCGATCGACGGTAAAGGCGCAATCGACAACGACGGCTTCTCGCCAGTTGAAGTGATTGCACCGGGCGTTATCGACCGTCAGTCCGTTGATGAGCCGGTTCAGACTGGTTACAAATCTGTCGATGCGATGATTCCAATCGGCCGTGGCCAGCGTGAGCTGATCATCGGTGACCGTCAGACCGGTAAAACCGCGATGGCGATCGATGCCATCATCAACCAGCGTGATTCAGGCATCAAATGCGTGTACGTTGCGATTGGTCAGAAAGCCTCTACCATCTCTAACGTGGTACGTAAGCTGGAAGAGCATGGCGCACTGGCTAACACCATCGTCGTTGTCGCTTCTGCTTCTGAATCTGCTGCTCTGCAATACCTGGCACCGTATGCGGGTTGCGCAATGGGCGAATACTTCCGTGACCGCGGTGAAGATGCGCTGATCGTATACGATGACCTGTCCAAGCAGGCCGTTGCTTACCGTCAGATTTCTCTGCTGCTGCGTCGTCCGCCGGGTCGTGAAGCATTCCCTGGCGACGTGTTCTACCTCCACTCTCGTCTGCTGGAGCGTGCATCACGCGTAACCGCTGATTACGTTGAGCGTTTCACCAATGGTGAAGTGAAAGGTAAGACCGGCTCACTGACTGCACTGCCGATTATCGAAACTCAGGCGGGTGACGTTTCTGCGTTCGTTCCGACCAACGTGATTTCAATCACCGATGGTCAGATCTTCCTGGAATCTAACCTGTTCAACTCCGGTATTCGTCCGGCAGTTAACCCGGGTATCTCGGTATCCCGTGTTGGTGGCGCTGCTCAGACCAAGATCATCAAGAAACTGTCTGGTGGTATCCGTACTGCACTGGCACAGTATCGTGAACTGGCTGCGTTCTCTCAGTTCGCTTCCGATCTGGATGATGCGACTCGTAAACAGCTGAGCCACGGTCAGAAAGTGACCGAGCTGCTGAAACAGAAACAGTATGCGCCGATGTCCGTTGCGCAGCAGGGTCTGGTGCTGTTTGCTGCAGAGCGTGGCTTCCTGAACGACGTTGAGCTGGCAAAAATTGGTAGCTTCGAAGCAGCGCTGCTGGCGTTTGCTGACCGCGACCACGCTGAGCTGATGGCTGAAATCAATCAGGCGGGTAACTACAACAACGAAATCGAAGAGAAGCTGAAAGGCCTCCTCGAAACGTTTAAAGCAACCCAGTCCTGGTAATGTCTGGCGGCTTGTCTGAAAAGGCAGGCCGCAAGGCTTTGAGGAGAAGCTAATGGCCGGCGCAAAAGAGATACGTACCAAGATCGGAAGCGTGAAAAACACGCAGAAGATCACCAAAGCGATGGAAATGGTCGCCGCCTCCAAGATGCGTAAAACGCAGGAACGCATGGCGGCCAGCCGTCCGTATGCAGATACCATGCGCAAAGTGATTGGTCACCTTGCGTTAGGCAATCTGGAATACAAGCACCCTTACCTGGATGAGCGCGACGTTAAGCGCGTCGGCTACCTGGTCGTTTCGACTGACCGCGGGCTTTGTGGTGGTTTGAACATTAACCTGTTCAAAAAAGTGCTGGCAGAAATGAAAGCCTGGACTGATAAAGGCGTACAGAGCGATCTGGCGATTATCGGCTCAAAAGGGCTTGGTTTCTTCGGTTCTGTTGGTGGCAACATCGTGGCGCAGGTCACAGGCATGGGTGATAAACCTTCACTGTCTGAACTGATCGGCCCGGTAAAAGTGATGTTGCAGGCTTATGATGAAGGCCGTATCGACAAGCTGTATATCGTCAGCAACAAATTTAATAACACCATGTCTCAGACTCCGACCATTACCCAACTGCTGCCGTTACCGCCAGCGGAAGGTGAAGAAGAGATGAAGGCGAAGACCTGGGATTACCTGTACGAACCCGATCCGAAGGCGCTGCTGGATACTCTGCTGCGTCGTTATGTCGAATCGCAGGTTTATCAGGGTGTGGTGGAAAACCTGGCCAGTGAGCAGGCCGCACGTATGGTGGCGATGAAAGCCGCAACCGATAACGGCGGAAATCTGATCAAAGAGCTGCAGTTGGTTTACAACAAAGCTCGTCAGGCCAGCATCACCCAGGAACTTACCGAGATCGTCTCGGGAGCCTCCGCGGTTTAACCAGGTTTGGAATTAGGTAGAGGATTCAAGATGGCAGCTGGAAAGATTGTCCAGATTATCGGCGCCGTAGTTGACGTCGAATTCCCTCAGGATGCCGTACCGCAAGTGTACAGCGCTCTTGAGGTTAAGAATGGTGATGCTCGTCTGGTGCTGGAAGTTCAGCAGCAGCTGGGTGGTGGCGTGGTTCGTACCATCGCCATGGGTTCTTCTGACGGCCTGAAGCGCGGTCTGGAAGTAGCCGACCTGAAAAAACCGATCCAGGTTCCGGTTGGTAAAGCAACCCTCGGCCGTATCATGAACGTGCTGGGTGAGCCGATCGACATGAAAGGCGACCTGGTTGAAGAAGACGGCAGCGCAGTAGAGGTTTCCTCTATTCACCGCGCCGCGCCTTCTTATGAAGATCAGTCTAACTCGCAGGAACTGCTGGAAACCGGCATCAAGGTTATCGACCTGATGTGTCCGTTCGCTAAGGGCGGTAAAGTCGGTCTGTTCGGTGGTGCGGGTGTTGGTAAAACCGTAAACATGATGGAGCTGATCCGTAACATCGCGGCTGAGCACTCAGGTTACTCGGTATTTGCTGGTGTGGGTGAGCGTACTCGTGAGGGTAACGACTTCTACCACGAAATGACTGACTCCAACGTTATCGACAAAGTAGCGCTGGTGTATGGCCAGATGAACGAGCCGCCGGGTAACCGTCTGCGCGTAGCACTGACCGGTCTGACCATGGCGGAGAAATTCCGTGATGAAGGCCGTG is part of the Pantoea phytobeneficialis genome and harbors:
- the atpA gene encoding F0F1 ATP synthase subunit alpha, coding for MQLNSTEISELIKQRIAQFNVVSEAHNEGTIVSVSDGIIRVHGLADVMQGEMIALPGNRYAIALNLERDSVGAVVMGPYADLAEGMKVKCTGRILEVPVGRGLLGRVVNTLGAPIDGKGAIDNDGFSPVEVIAPGVIDRQSVDEPVQTGYKSVDAMIPIGRGQRELIIGDRQTGKTAMAIDAIINQRDSGIKCVYVAIGQKASTISNVVRKLEEHGALANTIVVVASASESAALQYLAPYAGCAMGEYFRDRGEDALIVYDDLSKQAVAYRQISLLLRRPPGREAFPGDVFYLHSRLLERASRVTADYVERFTNGEVKGKTGSLTALPIIETQAGDVSAFVPTNVISITDGQIFLESNLFNSGIRPAVNPGISVSRVGGAAQTKIIKKLSGGIRTALAQYRELAAFSQFASDLDDATRKQLSHGQKVTELLKQKQYAPMSVAQQGLVLFAAERGFLNDVELAKIGSFEAALLAFADRDHAELMAEINQAGNYNNEIEEKLKGLLETFKATQSW
- the atpG gene encoding F0F1 ATP synthase subunit gamma — translated: MAGAKEIRTKIGSVKNTQKITKAMEMVAASKMRKTQERMAASRPYADTMRKVIGHLALGNLEYKHPYLDERDVKRVGYLVVSTDRGLCGGLNINLFKKVLAEMKAWTDKGVQSDLAIIGSKGLGFFGSVGGNIVAQVTGMGDKPSLSELIGPVKVMLQAYDEGRIDKLYIVSNKFNNTMSQTPTITQLLPLPPAEGEEEMKAKTWDYLYEPDPKALLDTLLRRYVESQVYQGVVENLASEQAARMVAMKAATDNGGNLIKELQLVYNKARQASITQELTEIVSGASAV
- the atpD gene encoding F0F1 ATP synthase subunit beta yields the protein MAAGKIVQIIGAVVDVEFPQDAVPQVYSALEVKNGDARLVLEVQQQLGGGVVRTIAMGSSDGLKRGLEVADLKKPIQVPVGKATLGRIMNVLGEPIDMKGDLVEEDGSAVEVSSIHRAAPSYEDQSNSQELLETGIKVIDLMCPFAKGGKVGLFGGAGVGKTVNMMELIRNIAAEHSGYSVFAGVGERTREGNDFYHEMTDSNVIDKVALVYGQMNEPPGNRLRVALTGLTMAEKFRDEGRDVLLFIDNIYRYTLAGTEVSALLGRMPSAVGYQPTLAEEMGVLQERITSTKTGSITSVQAVYVPADDLTDPSPATTFAHLDSTVTLSRQIASLGIYPAVDPLDSTSRQLDPLIVGQEHYDVARGVQSLLQRYQELKDIIAILGMDELSEDDKLLVARARKIQRFLSQPFFVAEVFTGSPGKYVTLKDTIRGFKGIMEGEFDHLPEQAFYMVGAIDEAVEKAKKL